The genomic region ATAAAATGAGTGTTATAACCATTTTTACTATTATCGCATTATGTCTGATTGGATTGCTCCATTTTTATTGGGCGATGGGTGGTAAATTTGCAGCTTTACAAGCGATACCGACAGAGAATGGCAAGCCATTGATAAATCCGGGAAAAATAGCTGCTGTTATGGTAGGATTGGCATTATTTGGATTTGCTTTTGTCGCCTATATCCTCTATTTTTATGATTTGAGTACGTCGCATTATCGGGATTATTTTATCATTAGCGGATGGATTTTATCGGGTATATTTACCCTTCGAGGTATCGGAGAGTTTAATGCAGTCGGATTGTTTAAAAAAATAAAATCATCTGAATTCGCCTATTATGACACCCGTTTTTACACCCCATATGCGTTATTTATGGGGTTGGTATTCGCTATTTTGGCGTATGGAGCATAATGTAGCCAAAAATCTAAACAATACTATCCGATGATTTTTTTTTCTATATAAAAACTATAAAAGTCAAATTTGCGGCGAAGCATTTGATCACACATCTTA from Sulfuricurvum sp. harbors:
- a CDS encoding DUF3995 domain-containing protein — encoded protein: MSVITIFTIIALCLIGLLHFYWAMGGKFAALQAIPTENGKPLINPGKIAAVMVGLALFGFAFVAYILYFYDLSTSHYRDYFIISGWILSGIFTLRGIGEFNAVGLFKKIKSSEFAYYDTRFYTPYALFMGLVFAILAYGA